The following are encoded together in the Poseidonibacter lekithochrous genome:
- a CDS encoding DUF2959 family protein: MKDNVLILKHSLNAQAIGALRGEFGTLKKEISVLISRMNQSIKASNTFIKEMK; this comes from the coding sequence ATCAAAGATAATGTATTAATTTTAAAACACTCACTTAATGCTCAAGCAATTGGCGCACTTCGAGGTGAATTTGGTACATTAAAAAAAGAAATATCAGTACTAATATCTAGAATGAATCAATCTATCAAAGCTTCAAATACATTTATAAAAGAGATGAAATAA
- a CDS encoding DUF3144 domain-containing protein, translating to MENQEEFLKRADAHIFLANEQINEEVTSGEVSASFMYGMTRFNAWIAACEFESAEDMSNEKEKVIEYFSSQYKNMLEEHINNHIEHFDFKK from the coding sequence ATGGAAAATCAAGAAGAATTTTTAAAAAGAGCAGATGCACATATATTTTTAGCAAATGAACAAATAAATGAAGAAGTAACTTCAGGAGAAGTAAGTGCTTCTTTTATGTATGGAATGACTAGATTTAATGCATGGATTGCAGCATGTGAATTTGAATCAGCAGAAGATATGAGTAATGAAAAAGAAAAAGTAATTGAATACTTTTCAAGTCAATACAAAAATATGTTAGAAGAACATATCAATAATCATATTGAACATTTTGATTTCAAAAAATAG
- a CDS encoding DUF2959 family protein, with protein sequence MILLFSSCANSVYYAGMEKVGFHKRDIMVDRVKNVQESQKEAQE encoded by the coding sequence ATGATATTACTATTTAGTAGCTGTGCAAATAGTGTGTACTATGCAGGAATGGAAAAAGTAGGATTCCATAAAAGAGATATTATGGTAGATAGAGTAAAAAACGTGCAAGAATCTCAAAAAGAGGCTCAGGAATAG
- a CDS encoding methyltransferase family protein: MSLELKIPPAAVMLFFMVLMYFISSVFSSLNIDFMFQMFLSIETAVSGFVLIVAASYVFNEKGTSINPMKPESASSLVTNGIYKFTRNPMYLGIAVILFAWLIFLGNVLNIINIVLFILYMNRYQIIPEERALEKKFGDDYLSYRTKVKRWL; this comes from the coding sequence ATGAGTCTAGAACTAAAGATTCCACCAGCTGCGGTGATGTTATTTTTTATGGTTTTAATGTATTTTATATCAAGTGTATTTTCTTCTTTAAATATAGATTTTATGTTTCAAATGTTTTTATCTATAGAAACTGCTGTTTCAGGTTTTGTACTTATTGTTGCTGCTTCATATGTATTTAATGAAAAAGGTACAAGTATAAATCCTATGAAACCAGAAAGTGCTAGTTCTTTAGTAACAAATGGAATTTATAAGTTTACAAGAAATCCTATGTATTTAGGTATTGCTGTTATTTTGTTTGCTTGGTTGATTTTTCTTGGAAATGTATTAAATATTATAAATATAGTTTTGTTTATTTTATATATGAATAGATATCAGATTATTCCAGAAGAGAGAGCTTTGGAAAAAAAGTTTGGGGATGATTATTTATCTTATAGAACAAAAGTAAAGCGTTGGTTATAA
- a CDS encoding cytochrome b/b6 domain-containing protein: MNQSYIWSMPTRIFHWSFALLITICFIIDDDVILIHSISGYLILVPLTFRFIWGFIGPKYSKFKDFSLDIKETKEFASNISEKKQKYIGHNPMASFVMISILLLVPFIILTGGISLGVEESKGIFSNFIKLDFFEDIHELLANLLYVLLFAHISGILVDRLLHKEHGTLNSIFTGYKNTKNKDDITLNIFQKFVAFLFLIIFLIFASYLVFDTSNVFVY, encoded by the coding sequence ATGAACCAATCATATATTTGGAGTATGCCAACTCGTATTTTTCACTGGAGTTTTGCCTTATTAATAACAATTTGTTTTATAATTGATGATGATGTAATCTTAATTCATTCTATATCAGGGTATCTAATTCTGGTACCACTTACTTTTAGATTTATTTGGGGGTTTATAGGACCCAAGTACTCAAAATTTAAAGACTTTTCTCTAGATATAAAAGAAACAAAAGAGTTTGCAAGTAATATTTCTGAAAAAAAACAAAAATATATAGGACATAATCCTATGGCATCTTTTGTGATGATTTCTATTTTGTTACTAGTTCCATTTATTATTCTAACGGGAGGAATTTCTTTGGGTGTTGAAGAATCAAAAGGAATTTTTTCTAATTTTATAAAACTAGATTTTTTTGAAGATATACATGAGTTATTGGCAAATTTATTATATGTTTTACTATTTGCACATATTAGTGGAATTTTAGTAGATAGATTACTTCATAAAGAACATGGCACTTTGAATTCAATATTTACAGGTTACAAAAATACAAAAAATAAAGATGATATTACTTTAAATATTTTTCAAAAGTTTGTTGCTTTTCTTTTTTTAATTATATTTTTAATATTTGCAAGTTATTTAGTATTTGATACTAGCAATGTTTTTGTTTATTAG
- a CDS encoding YDG domain-containing protein, which produces MKANINFKSRFKILKNGKISLILSALLGSVTITVAAPTGGKVTSGNATISQSGNITNINQASSKASINWQDFSIKQHETVNFKQPDVNSITLNRVVGNEKSIINGALNANGQVWILNSNGVLFGKKASINTSGIVASTLNMSDKDFNEGNYKFSGDSKNSIINEGRIDIRNTGYASFFGQKVVNEGVIKATLGDVNLVSASEVTLNLNGNSTLSLTVNKGILDSLIDNKGAIYTKGGEVLLSANAVDTLVASVVNNEGIVEAQGFSEENGVIKLSGDIVVNNGTLNASGENGGDITTHAKLIIDNGISDVSAKTKAGNITQIADEINQTSKAILKADAKEVAGKILLNHKNIKDTSIYASGKMSAKGKAGGNIKISSETVKIVGAKLDSSGTQNAGEINLGGEWQGKNETIKNAKNTEILNSNITNNGKDAVVTVWSNEKTLYNSKIEAKNGNVEISSKGNLGFDGDVIAKNLLLDPKNITIKDINTYSLEKTIINPTGSLTNKFGLKTLVLDNGNFVVSTSGASISGIKSVGKVYMYDSSGALISTLSGSNTSDYVGTYGINLLSNGNFVIKSPLWNTHRGAVTWVDKNVGLSGVVSSANSLVGTTEYDNVGYTVTSLTNGNYVITSSNWDRGAIQNVGAVTWGNGTTGTVGEVSIANSLVGSTAYDSISNNNSKVTDLKNGKYVISSYYWDNGSIKDVGSVTLVDGTTAASGEITASNSLVGHAAYDYIGSNIHVLSNGNFLVSSVEWNNGSAFDAGVITWVNSNLPLVGTVNESNSLVGSSNMDYIGDTTVHELGNGNFVLTHKNWDNGSATNTGAITWVDGSKGISGVIGESNSLVGSSSNDKLNNVKVLNNGNYVVYSSSWNNGNIIDAGAVTWADGTIGIKGVINQNNSLVGTTASDHVGMGITALNNGNYVIKSSNWINGNVLKAGAVTWADGTTGIQGTINSSNSLIGQVNNDQVGLNGITALNNGSYIVNSSKWNNGNILKAGAVTWTDNMTGISGFVNSSNSLIGSSNNDYVGSNGITVLSNGNYIVNSSNWNNGSILKAGAVTWANSNTGIFGVINSSNSLIGINNNDQIGSNGITVLNNSNYVVNSSNWNNGSILKAGAVTWGNGNSGISGAVSSSNSLIGASNNDQIGLNGITALNNGNYIINSSNWNNGSILKAGAVTWGNGNSGALGVVSSLNSIIGINNNDSIGSKGITALSNGNYIVNSFINKGVATFLDGTTQTHGTINNSNSLYAENTTSLLSIKETIEGVLLIEKDSSVGGTIYKVNKNYNTTNSASNALFTSSPSANSIITTTSLKTLLDSGTAVTLQANNDISVDSDIIVNNTSGNGGDFTLEAGRNITFNSNIFTDNGNFTAIAGSANANSTYKDSGTPTISITNSASINAGTANIKLHSNGGNFINNSGSSTPFTSSLTSIYLDSFTNATLNNLAINSKRYNTTYDGGCLTANCILPTSGVNMLYSIAPQLTVSTIGFTTTYGDDINIGGAVLSGFVDEDFYLTAGISGTAVYDITGTKSSSGKYSTGTHDIKYVSGLISKYGYGFIDNTTDTNELTVNKKALSLSNIVASNKVYDGNTTANTSGTLVGVVSGDSIGKNITSTFSDKNAGNSKTVTINSLVLSGLDKDNYAISSGQTATANISKKALSLSNIVASKKVYDGNTTASTSGTLVGVVSGDNIDKNITSTFSDKNAGNSKTVTINSLVLSGLDKDNYSITSGQTSTADISKKALSLSNIVASNKVYDGNTTASTSGTLVGVVSGDSIGKTITSTFSDKNAGNSKTVTINSLVLSGLDKDNYSITSGQTSTADISKKALSLSNIVASNKVYDGNTTASTTASLLGVVSGDSIGKNITSTFSDKNAGNSKTVTINSLVLSGLDKDNYAISSGQTATANISKKALSLSNIVASKKVYDGNTTASTSGTLVGVVSGDSIGKNITSTFSDKNAGNSKTVTINSLVLSGLDKDNYAISSGQTATANISKKALSLSNIVASKKVYDGNTTASTSGTLVGVVSGDNIDKNITSTFSDKNAGNSKTVTINSLVLSGLDKDNYSITSGQTSTANISKKALSLSNIVASNKVYDGNTTASTTASLLGVVSGDNIDKNITSTFSDKNAGNSKTVTINSLVLSGLDKDNYSITSGQTSTADISKKALSLSNIVASNKVYDGNTTASTTASLVGILSGDNIDKNITSTFSDKNAGNSKTVTINSLVLSGLDKDNYSITSGQTSTADISKKALSLSNIVASNKVYDGNTTASTSGTLVGVVSGDNIDKNITSTFSDKNAGNSKTVTINSLVLSGLDKDNYSITSGQTSTADISKKALSLSNIVASNKVYDGNTTASTSGTLVGVVSGDSIGKTITSTFSDKNAGNSKTVTINSLVLSGLDKDNYSITSGQTSTADISKKALSLSNIVASNKVYDGNTTASTTASLLGVVSGDSIGKTITSTFFDKNAGNSKTVTINSLVLSGLDKDNYSITSGQTSTADISKKALSLSNIVASNKVYDGNTTASTSGTLVGVVSGDNIDKNITSTFSDKNAGNSKTVTINSLVLSGLDKDNYSITSGQTSTANISKQQLRYKLGSIIFGRDDNKNYKISDLFSGELIFGKEYSFMKEGTDYEFTNNGEVIKSLKKAGTYIVEVKMLNDNYSLSNNSKKGFFTLLASAESYREIVSGIRKPIEIKKIEIKINDSQNNYFEDTYFDENNFDNNLSDKIKLPEDI; this is translated from the coding sequence ATGAAAGCTAATATTAACTTCAAATCAAGATTTAAAATCCTAAAAAATGGAAAGATATCATTAATATTATCTGCATTATTAGGAAGTGTAACTATTACTGTTGCTGCACCAACAGGAGGAAAAGTAACAAGCGGGAATGCTACTATTTCTCAAAGTGGTAATATTACAAATATTAATCAAGCCTCCTCTAAAGCTTCCATTAACTGGCAAGACTTCTCAATAAAACAACATGAAACTGTTAATTTTAAGCAACCTGATGTAAATTCTATTACTTTAAATAGAGTTGTTGGAAATGAAAAAAGTATTATAAACGGTGCGTTAAATGCAAATGGGCAAGTTTGGATTCTAAATTCTAATGGAGTTTTATTTGGTAAGAAAGCTAGTATAAATACTTCTGGAATAGTTGCCAGTACATTAAATATGAGTGATAAAGATTTTAATGAAGGAAACTATAAATTTAGTGGGGATTCAAAAAATAGTATTATTAATGAAGGTCGAATTGACATTAGGAATACAGGATATGCTAGTTTTTTTGGGCAAAAAGTTGTAAATGAAGGTGTTATTAAAGCTACTTTAGGAGATGTAAATTTAGTTAGTGCATCAGAAGTAACATTAAACTTAAACGGTAATTCAACTCTTAGTCTAACTGTAAATAAGGGAATTCTTGATTCACTTATAGATAATAAAGGCGCAATTTATACTAAAGGTGGAGAAGTTCTTTTAAGTGCAAATGCGGTTGATACTTTAGTTGCTAGTGTTGTAAATAATGAAGGTATTGTTGAAGCACAAGGTTTTAGTGAAGAAAATGGAGTTATAAAACTAAGTGGTGATATTGTTGTAAATAATGGAACACTTAATGCTAGTGGAGAAAATGGTGGAGATATTACAACTCATGCAAAACTTATTATTGATAATGGTATTTCTGATGTAAGTGCAAAAACTAAAGCTGGGAATATTACACAAATTGCTGATGAAATCAATCAAACTTCTAAAGCTATTTTAAAAGCTGATGCAAAAGAAGTTGCTGGAAAAATATTACTTAATCATAAAAATATTAAAGACACTTCTATTTATGCTTCAGGAAAAATGTCTGCAAAAGGTAAAGCTGGTGGTAATATTAAAATTAGTAGTGAAACAGTAAAAATTGTAGGAGCAAAACTAGATAGTTCAGGAACTCAAAATGCTGGAGAAATCAATTTAGGTGGAGAATGGCAAGGGAAAAATGAAACTATTAAGAATGCAAAGAATACAGAAATATTAAACTCAAACATTACTAATAATGGGAAAGATGCTGTTGTTACAGTATGGTCAAATGAGAAGACACTATATAATTCAAAAATAGAAGCAAAAAATGGAAATGTAGAGATTTCAAGTAAAGGTAATTTAGGCTTTGATGGGGATGTAATTGCTAAGAATTTACTTTTAGATCCTAAAAATATTACTATTAAAGATATTAATACTTACTCTTTGGAAAAAACTATTATTAATCCTACAGGTAGTTTAACAAACAAATTTGGACTTAAAACCTTAGTATTAGATAATGGTAATTTTGTTGTTTCTACATCTGGTGCATCAATAAGTGGTATTAAAAGTGTTGGGAAAGTTTATATGTACGACTCTTCTGGAGCACTTATTTCTACACTAAGTGGTAGTAATACAAGTGATTATGTAGGTACTTATGGAATTAACTTATTAAGTAATGGGAATTTTGTTATAAAATCACCTCTATGGAATACACATAGAGGTGCAGTTACATGGGTAGATAAAAATGTTGGTTTATCAGGAGTTGTAAGCTCAGCTAACTCTTTGGTTGGAACAACAGAATATGATAATGTAGGGTATACAGTTACTTCACTTACTAATGGAAACTATGTAATTACATCAAGTAATTGGGACAGAGGAGCAATACAAAATGTAGGTGCAGTTACTTGGGGAAATGGAACAACAGGAACAGTAGGAGAAGTATCTATAGCTAATTCTCTTGTTGGAAGTACAGCATATGATTCTATTAGTAATAATAATAGTAAAGTTACTGATTTAAAAAATGGCAAATATGTAATATCATCATATTATTGGGATAATGGTTCTATTAAAGATGTAGGGTCAGTTACACTTGTGGATGGAACAACTGCTGCTTCAGGAGAGATTACAGCATCTAATTCATTAGTTGGGCATGCCGCGTATGATTATATTGGTTCAAATATTCATGTACTTTCAAATGGAAACTTTCTTGTTAGTTCAGTTGAATGGAATAATGGTTCTGCTTTTGATGCAGGTGTAATTACTTGGGTGAATAGTAATCTTCCTCTTGTTGGTACTGTAAATGAAAGTAATTCTCTAGTAGGTTCTTCTAATATGGACTATATTGGAGATACTACAGTTCATGAATTAGGCAATGGTAATTTTGTATTAACACATAAAAATTGGGATAATGGTTCAGCTACTAATACGGGTGCAATAACATGGGTTGATGGAAGCAAAGGTATTTCTGGTGTTATTGGAGAATCAAACTCTTTAGTTGGTTCAAGTAGTAATGATAAACTTAATAATGTAAAAGTACTAAATAATGGAAATTATGTTGTATATTCTTCAAGTTGGAATAATGGGAATATTATTGATGCTGGGGCAGTAACTTGGGCTGATGGAACTATCGGAATTAAGGGTGTTATTAATCAAAACAACTCTTTAGTTGGAACAACAGCTAGTGACCATGTGGGAATGGGAATAACAGCTTTAAACAATGGAAATTATGTTATTAAGTCTTCAAACTGGATTAATGGAAATGTTCTAAAAGCTGGTGCTGTTACTTGGGCAGATGGGACTACGGGAATTCAAGGGACTATCAATTCTTCAAACTCTTTAATTGGACAAGTAAATAATGATCAAGTTGGGTTAAATGGAATAACTGCTTTAAATAATGGAAGTTATATAGTTAATTCTTCAAAATGGAATAATGGAAATATACTAAAAGCTGGTGCTGTTACTTGGACAGATAATATGACAGGTATAAGTGGATTTGTAAATTCCTCAAACTCTTTAATTGGATCATCTAATAATGATTATGTTGGGTCAAATGGGATTACAGTTTTAAGTAATGGTAACTATATTGTTAATTCCTCAAACTGGAATAATGGAAGTATTCTAAAAGCCGGTGCAGTTACCTGGGCAAATAGCAATACTGGTATCTTTGGAGTAATAAACTCTTCAAACTCATTAATTGGAATAAATAATAATGATCAAATTGGTTCAAATGGTATAACTGTTTTAAATAATAGCAACTATGTAGTTAATTCCTCAAACTGGAATAATGGAAGTATTTTAAAAGCCGGTGCAGTTACATGGGGTAATGGGAATAGTGGTATTTCAGGAGCTGTTAGTTCTTCAAATTCACTAATTGGTGCATCAAATAATGACCAAATTGGGTTAAATGGTATAACTGCATTAAATAATGGAAACTATATTATTAATTCATCAAACTGGAATAATGGAAGTATTTTAAAAGCTGGAGCTGTTACATGGGGTAATGGTAATAGCGGTGCTTTAGGAGTTGTTAGTTCTTTAAACTCTATCATTGGAATAAATAATAATGATAGTATTGGATCAAAGGGAATAACTGCCTTAAGTAATGGAAACTATATTGTAAACTCATTTATAAATAAAGGTGTAGCTACATTTTTAGATGGAACAACACAAACACATGGAACAATCAATAATTCAAACTCTTTATATGCAGAAAATACAACTAGTCTATTAAGTATTAAAGAAACAATAGAGGGTGTACTTCTTATTGAAAAAGATAGTAGCGTTGGTGGTACTATTTATAAGGTAAATAAAAACTATAATACGACAAATAGTGCAAGTAATGCTTTATTTACATCATCTCCTTCAGCAAATTCTATTATAACAACAACCAGCCTAAAAACACTACTTGATAGTGGAACAGCAGTTACATTACAAGCTAATAATGATATTAGTGTAGATAGTGATATTATTGTTAATAATACTTCTGGAAATGGTGGTGATTTTACTTTAGAAGCTGGTAGAAATATTACTTTTAACTCTAATATCTTTACAGATAATGGTAACTTTACTGCAATTGCAGGTTCTGCAAATGCTAACAGTACTTATAAAGATAGTGGTACTCCTACTATTAGTATCACAAATAGTGCAAGTATTAATGCTGGTACTGCAAATATTAAATTACATTCTAATGGTGGTAATTTTATAAATAATAGTGGTTCTTCAACTCCTTTTACATCTTCTTTAACTTCTATTTATTTAGATAGTTTTACTAATGCAACTTTAAATAATTTAGCAATAAATTCAAAAAGATATAATACAACCTATGATGGAGGTTGTTTAACAGCTAATTGCATTTTACCTACTTCTGGGGTAAACATGTTATATTCAATTGCTCCACAACTTACTGTTTCGACAATTGGTTTTACTACTACTTATGGAGATGATATAAATATTGGAGGAGCTGTATTATCTGGCTTTGTAGATGAAGATTTTTATTTAACTGCAGGAATCAGTGGAACAGCTGTTTATGATATAACAGGAACTAAGTCAAGTTCTGGGAAATATAGTACAGGAACTCATGATATTAAATATGTATCAGGTTTAATTAGTAAGTATGGATATGGTTTTATAGATAATACAACAGATACAAATGAACTTACTGTTAATAAAAAAGCCTTATCTCTTTCTAATATTGTAGCTTCTAATAAAGTTTATGATGGAAATACTACTGCTAATACTTCAGGAACTTTAGTTGGTGTTGTAAGTGGAGATTCTATAGGTAAAAATATTACTTCTACTTTCTCTGATAAAAATGCTGGAAATTCGAAAACTGTTACTATTAATTCATTAGTTTTAAGTGGTTTAGATAAAGACAATTATGCTATCTCTTCTGGTCAAACTGCAACTGCTAATATTTCAAAGAAAGCTTTATCTCTTTCTAATATTGTAGCTTCTAAAAAAGTTTATGATGGAAATACTACGGCTTCTACTTCAGGAACTTTAGTTGGTGTTGTAAGTGGAGATAATATTGATAAAAATATTACTTCTACTTTCTCTGATAAAAATGCTGGAAATTCGAAAACTGTTACTATTAATTCATTAGTTTTAAGTGGTTTAGATAAAGATAATTATTCTATTACAAGTGGGCAAACTAGCACAGCTGATATTTCAAAGAAAGCCTTATCTCTTTCTAATATTGTAGCTTCTAATAAAGTTTATGATGGAAATACTACGGCTTCTACTTCAGGAACTTTAGTTGGTGTTGTAAGTGGAGATTCTATAGGTAAAACTATTACTTCTACTTTCTCTGATAAAAATGCTGGAAATTCGAAAACTGTTACTATTAATTCATTAGTTTTAAGTGGTTTAGATAAAGATAATTATTCTATTACAAGTGGGCAAACTAGCACAGCTGATATTTCAAAGAAAGCCTTATCTCTTTCTAATATTGTAGCTTCTAATAAAGTTTATGATGGAAATACTACAGCTAGTACTACTGCCTCTTTACTTGGTGTTGTAAGTGGAGATTCTATAGGTAAAAATATTACTTCTACTTTCTCTGATAAAAATGCTGGAAATTCGAAAACTGTTACTATTAATTCATTAGTTTTAAGTGGTTTAGATAAAGACAATTATGCTATCTCTTCTGGTCAAACTGCAACTGCTAATATTTCAAAGAAAGCTTTATCTCTTTCTAATATTGTAGCTTCTAAAAAAGTTTATGATGGAAATACTACGGCTTCTACTTCAGGAACTTTAGTTGGTGTTGTAAGTGGAGATTCTATAGGTAAAAATATTACTTCTACTTTCTCTGATAAAAATGCTGGAAATTCGAAAACTGTTACTATTAATTCATTAGTTTTAAGTGGTTTAGATAAAGACAATTATGCTATCTCTTCTGGTCAAACTGCAACTGCTAATATTTCAAAGAAAGCTTTATCTCTTTCTAATATTGTAGCTTCTAAAAAAGTTTATGATGGAAATACTACGGCTTCTACTTCAGGAACTTTAGTTGGTGTTGTAAGTGGAGATAATATTGATAAAAATATTACTTCTACTTTCTCTGATAAAAATGCTGGAAATTCGAAAACTGTTACTATTAATTCATTAGTTTTAAGTGGTTTAGATAAAGATAATTATTCTATTACAAGTGGGCAAACTAGCACAGCTAATATTTCAAAGAAAGCCTTATCTCTTTCTAATATTGTAGCTTCTAATAAAGTTTATGATGGAAATACTACAGCTAGTACTACTGCCTCTTTACTTGGTGTTGTAAGTGGAGATAATATTGATAAAAATATTACTTCTACTTTCTCTGATAAAAATGCTGGAAATTCGAAAACTGTTACTATTAATTCATTAGTTTTAAGTGGTTTAGATAAAGACAATTATTCTATTACAAGTGGTCAAACTAGCACAGCTGATATTTCAAAGAAAGCTTTATCTCTTTCTAATATTGTAGCTTCTAATAAAGTTTATGATGGAAATACTACAGCTAGTACTACTGCCTCTTTAGTAGGTATTTTAAGTGGAGATAATATTGATAAAAATATTACTTCTACTTTCTCTGATAAAAATGCTGGAAATTCGAAAACTGTTACTATTAATTCATTAGTTTTAAGTGGTTTAGATAAAGATAATTATTCTATTACAAGTGGGCAAACTAGCACAGCTGATATTTCAAAGAAAGCCTTATCTCTTTCTAATATTGTAGCTTCTAATAAAGTTTATGATGGAAATACTACGGCTTCTACTTCAGGAACTTTAGTTGGTGTTGTAAGTGGAGATAATATTGATAAAAATATTACTTCTACTTTCTCTGATAAAAATGCTGGAAATTCGAAAACTGTTACTATTAATTCATTAGTTTTAAGTGGTTTAGATAAAGATAATTATTCTATTACAAGTGGGCAAACTAGCACAGCTGATATTTCAAAGAAAGCCTTATCTCTTTCTAATATTGTAGCTTCTAATAAAGTTTATGATGGAAATACTACGGCTTCTACTTCAGGAACTTTAGTTGGTGTTGTAAGTGGAGATTCTATAGGTAAAACTATTACTTCTACTTTCTCTGATAAAAATGCTGGAAATTCAAAAACTGTTACTATTAATTCATTAGTTTTAAGTGGTTTAGATAAAGATAATTATTCTATTACAAGTGGGCAAACTAGCACAGCTGATATTTCAAAGAAAGCCTTATCTCTTTCTAATATTGTAGCTTCTAATAAAGTTTATGATGGAAATACTACAGCTAGTACTACTGCCTCTTTACTTGGTGTTGTAAGTGGAGATTCTATAGGTAAAACTATTACTTCTACTTTCTTTGATAAAAATGCTGGAAATTCGAAAACTGTTACTATTAATTCATTAGTTTTAAGTGGTTTAGATAAAGATAATTATTCTATTACAAGTGGGCAAACTAGCACAGCTGATATTTCAAAGAAAGCCTTATCTCTTTCTAATATTGTAGCTTCTAATAAAGTTTATGATGGAAATACTACGGCTTCTACTTCAGGAACTTTAGTTGGTGTTGTAAGTGGAGATAATATTGATAAAAATATTACTTCTACTTTCTCTGATAAAAATGCTGGAAATTCGAAAACTGTTACTATTAATTCATTAGTTTTAAGTGGTTTAGATAAAGATAATTATTCTATTACAAGTGGTCAGACTAGTACTGCTAATATTTCTAAACAACAATTAAGATACAAACTAGGAAGTATTATTTTTGGTAGAGATGATAATAAGAACTATAAAATCTCAGACCTATTCTCAGGTGAGTTAATATTTGGTAAAGAATATTCTTTTATGAAAGAAGGAACTGATTATGAGTTTACAAATAATGGTGAAGTAATAAAAAGCCTTAAAAAAGCCGGTACGTATATTGTTGAAGTAAAAATGCTAAATGACAACTATAGCCTAAGTAACAACAGTAAAAAAGGTTTCTTTACTCTTTTAGCTTCAGCAGAGAGTTATAGAGAAATTGTTTCGGGAATAAGAAAACCTATTGAAATAAAGAAAATAGAAATAAAAATTAATGATTCCCAAAATAACTATTTTGAAGACACTTATTTTGATGAAAATAATTTTGACAACAATTTAAGTGATAAAATTAAGTTACCAGAGGATATATAA